One genomic region from Cyclopterus lumpus isolate fCycLum1 chromosome 20, fCycLum1.pri, whole genome shotgun sequence encodes:
- the LOC117749442 gene encoding suppressor of cytokine signaling 6, producing MKKISLKTIRKSLSIKGKEEGDFVMLQQPSVTTDFSKEESLFGGCYTKELSGCDLGSEEDKGGQNKSRSKSESLMGSLKRRLSAKQKAKVKGSSSAIGSADDDDTFSSSSVPISFNEVKAQRPLRSVSLRSHHYSPSPWPLRSVNSDEACIKMEVKVKAMVHSPSPSPNLNGVRKEFHDFQMEGLFQDQAESLKNIQQPQNGELHLNIDENDVPVVLGLTPQDYIQYTMPLDEGMYPEGSHSFCLDSSSPMEVVTEADNASLHTDQGQEEHELVCGMPPDLFMETSVNSLFIGSAGVMLQSSRVEVPPPLFPLLPPMMSNGRIPRTFSGFSSLDSQVAERVRHHLNFDPNTAPGVSRVYESVQNSGPMVVTSLTEELKKLARQGWYWGPITRWEAEEKLINLADGSFLVRDSSDDRYLLSLSFRSQGKTLHTRIEHSNGRFSFYEQPDVEGHTSIVDLIEHSIRDSENGAFCYSRSRLPGSATYPVRLTNPVSRFMQVRSLQYLCRFVIRQYTRIDLIQKLPLPNKMKDYLQEKHY from the coding sequence ATGAAGAAGATAAGCCTTAAGACCATCCGCAAGTCCCTAAGCATAAAGGGCAAAGAGGAGGGGGACTTTGTCATGCTCCAGCAGCCCTCGGTGACAACGGATTTTTCAAAGGAAGAGTCACTGTTTGGGGGCTGCTACACCAAAGAGCTATCTGGGTGTGACCTTGGTAGTGAAGAGGACAAAGGAGGCCAGAATAAGAGCCGCTCAAAGAGTGAGAGCCTGATGGGATCACTAAAAAGGAGACTGTCTGCTAAGCAGAAGGCAAAAGTAAAAGGCAGCTCATCTGCCATAGGCTCAGCGGATGATGATGACACCTTCTCATCCTCTTCTGTGCCCATCAGCTTCAATGAGGTGAAAGCCCAGAGACCCCTTAGATCTGTGTCCCTACGTAGTCACCATTATAGCCCTTCACCGTGGCCTCTGCGCTCAGTAAACTCTGATGAAGCATGTATCAAGATGGAGGTAAAAGTTAAAGCCATGGTTCACTCTCCCAGCCCAAGTCCCAACTTAAATGGTGTCCGGAAAGAATTTCATGATTTTCAAATGGAAGGGCTCTTTCAGGACCAAGCAGAATCCTTAAAGAATATCCAACAGCCACAAAACGGGGAGCTGCATCTAAATATCGATGAAAATGATGTGCCTGTGGTGCTGGGGTTGACTCCCCAGGACTACATCCAGTACACAATGCCTTTAGATGAGGGAATGTACCCAGAAGGGTCCCACTCTTTCTGCCTGGATAGCTCCTCTCCTATGGAGGTGGTGACTGAAGCAGACAATGCGTCCCTCCACACAGACCAGGGACAAGAGGAACATGAACTGGTTTGTGGGATGCCTCCAGATCTCTTCATGGAAACCTCAGTTAATAGTCTTTTCATTGGTTCTGCTGGTGTGATGCTCCAAAGTTCTCGAGTAGAGGTCCCACCTCCCCTCTTTCCACTCCTGCCGCCCATGATGAGTAATGGGCGTATTCCAAGGACTTTTTCAGGGTTTAGTTCTTTAGACAGCCAGGTAGCTGAGAGGGTAAGACACCACCTCAACTTTGACCCAAATACAGCTCCTGGGGTCAGTCGGGTGTACGAATCAGTGCAGAACAGCGGGCCCATGGTCGTCACCAGTCTGacagaggagctgaagaagctgGCGAGGCAGGGCTGGTACTGGGGCCCCATCACACGCTGGGAGGCAGAGGAAAAGCTGATCAACTTGGCTGATGGCTCATTCCTGGTCAGAGACAGCTCAGATGACAGGTACCTGCTCAGCCTGAGTTTCAGGTCACAGGGCAAAACCCTCCACACACGCATTGAACACTCCAATGGACGCTTCAGCTTCTATGAGCAGCCTGATGTGGAGGGACACACATCCATCGTTGACTTAATTGAACACTCTATCAGAGACTCAGAGAATGGAGCTTTTTGCTATTCCAGGTCTCGCTTACCAGGGTCTGCAACCTACCCTGTCAGACTAACCAACCCAGTATCTCGGTTTATGCAAGTGCGCTCCCTGCAGTATCTCTGTCGCTTTGTCATTAGACAATACACAAGGATAGATCTGATCCAGAAACTGCCCTTACCTAACAAGATGAAAGATTATCTGCAAGAGAAGCACtactga